The following are encoded together in the Streptomyces tsukubensis genome:
- the glgB gene encoding 1,4-alpha-glucan branching enzyme, which translates to MVPAPAEEPEQTALSASAPAPAAPLWPAVHTPSATAVRPDDRGRLLSGTHHDPHGVLGAHPAPDGEGVVVTALRPYAKSVAVLAEGTRTELHDDGDGFFSVRLPLSEVPSYRLGVTYDETRLEVHDPFSFLPALGDLDLHLLWEGRHEELWKALGARAMTHQGVTGTRFTVWAPNARGVRVVGDFNYWDGAGFPMRSLGSTGVWELFVPEVGEGALYKYEITKPDGARMMRADPLARRTEIPPANASVVDASHHVWDDAEWLARRADLPVHEAPLSVYEIHLASWRPGLTYRQLAEQLPAYVRDLGFTHVELMPVAEHPFGGSWGYQVTGFYAPTSRMGTPDDFKYLVDALHRAGIGVLMDWVPAHFPRDDWALAEFDGRPLYEHGDPDRAAHPDWGTLTFDFGRREVRNFLVANASYWCEEFHIDGLRVDAVASMLYLDYSREGGQWTPNVHGGNEDLDAVAFLQEMNATVYRRSPGVVTVAEESTAWDGVTRPTDHVGPNGFGGLGFGLKWNMGWMHDSLDYVAHEPVHRKYHHNEMTFSMVYAYSENYVLPISHDEVVHGKGALVSKMPGDWWQQRANARAYLGFMWAHPGKQLLFMGQEFAQGAEWSEVHGPDWWLLDPAYSAEPDHRGVRDLVRDLNQVYRGEPALWERDTDPGGFAWVVGDAAEDNVFAFLRYGKDGAPLLAVSNFSPVVRQDFRLGVPEEVPAWREVLNTDATRYGGSGVVTADAVKPEPAGAHGRPSSVRLTLPPLATVWLRPA; encoded by the coding sequence TTGGTGCCCGCGCCGGCCGAGGAGCCGGAGCAGACCGCTCTCTCCGCCTCCGCGCCCGCCCCGGCCGCGCCCTTGTGGCCCGCCGTCCACACGCCCTCGGCCACGGCCGTCCGCCCCGACGACCGGGGCAGGCTGCTCTCCGGCACGCACCACGACCCGCACGGCGTGCTGGGCGCGCACCCCGCACCCGACGGTGAAGGGGTGGTGGTGACCGCGCTGCGGCCGTACGCGAAGTCCGTGGCCGTCCTCGCCGAGGGGACCCGCACGGAGCTGCACGACGACGGCGACGGGTTCTTCTCTGTGCGGCTGCCGCTCTCCGAGGTGCCCTCCTACCGGCTGGGCGTCACCTACGACGAGACCCGGCTGGAGGTGCACGACCCCTTCTCGTTCCTGCCCGCCCTAGGTGACCTGGACCTCCACCTCCTCTGGGAGGGCAGGCACGAGGAGCTGTGGAAGGCGCTCGGCGCGCGTGCCATGACGCACCAGGGAGTGACGGGCACCCGCTTCACCGTGTGGGCCCCGAACGCGAGGGGCGTACGGGTCGTCGGTGACTTCAACTACTGGGACGGCGCGGGCTTCCCGATGCGTTCGCTGGGCTCCACGGGCGTCTGGGAGCTGTTCGTGCCCGAGGTCGGCGAGGGCGCGCTCTACAAGTACGAGATCACCAAGCCCGACGGCGCGCGGATGATGCGCGCCGACCCGCTCGCCCGCCGTACCGAGATCCCGCCGGCCAACGCCTCCGTGGTGGACGCCTCCCATCACGTCTGGGACGACGCCGAATGGCTGGCGCGCCGCGCGGACCTGCCGGTGCACGAGGCCCCGCTCTCCGTATACGAGATCCACCTGGCCTCGTGGCGTCCCGGGCTCACCTACCGGCAGCTCGCCGAGCAACTGCCCGCCTACGTGCGGGATCTCGGCTTCACGCATGTGGAGCTGATGCCGGTCGCCGAGCACCCCTTCGGCGGCTCGTGGGGCTATCAGGTCACCGGTTTCTACGCCCCGACCTCCCGGATGGGCACGCCCGACGACTTCAAGTACCTCGTGGACGCCCTGCACAGGGCGGGCATCGGTGTCCTGATGGACTGGGTGCCCGCGCATTTCCCGCGCGACGACTGGGCGCTCGCGGAGTTCGACGGCAGGCCGCTCTACGAGCACGGCGACCCGGACCGCGCGGCCCACCCCGACTGGGGCACCCTCACCTTCGACTTCGGCCGCAGGGAGGTACGCAACTTCCTCGTGGCCAACGCCTCCTACTGGTGCGAGGAGTTCCACATCGACGGGCTGCGGGTGGACGCGGTGGCCTCGATGCTCTACCTGGACTACTCCCGCGAGGGCGGCCAGTGGACCCCCAATGTGCACGGCGGCAACGAGGACCTGGACGCCGTCGCCTTCCTCCAGGAGATGAACGCGACCGTCTACCGCCGCAGCCCGGGAGTGGTCACCGTCGCCGAGGAGTCCACCGCCTGGGACGGCGTGACCAGGCCGACCGATCACGTCGGCCCGAACGGTTTCGGCGGTCTCGGCTTCGGGCTGAAGTGGAACATGGGGTGGATGCACGACTCGCTGGACTATGTGGCGCACGAGCCGGTGCACCGCAAGTACCACCACAACGAGATGACCTTCTCGATGGTGTACGCGTACAGCGAGAACTACGTACTGCCGATCTCGCACGACGAGGTGGTGCACGGCAAGGGCGCGCTGGTCTCCAAGATGCCGGGCGACTGGTGGCAGCAGCGCGCCAACGCCCGCGCCTACCTGGGCTTCATGTGGGCCCACCCGGGCAAGCAACTCCTCTTCATGGGGCAGGAGTTCGCTCAGGGAGCCGAGTGGTCGGAGGTGCACGGACCGGACTGGTGGCTGCTCGACCCGGCGTATTCGGCGGAGCCTGACCACAGGGGCGTACGGGATCTCGTACGCGATCTCAACCAGGTGTACCGCGGGGAGCCCGCACTGTGGGAGCGGGACACCGATCCCGGCGGCTTCGCCTGGGTGGTGGGTGACGCGGCGGAGGACAACGTCTTCGCCTTCCTGCGCTACGGCAAGGACGGCGCGCCGCTGCTCGCGGTCAGCAACTTCTCGCCCGTGGTGCGCCAGGACTTCCGGCTGGGTGTGCCGGAGGAGGTCCCCGCCTGGCGTGAGGTGCTGAACACCGACGCGACCCGGTACGGAGGCAGCGGCGTCGTGACGGCGGACGCGGTGAAGCCGGAGCCCGCGGGCGCGCACGGCAGGCCGTCCAGTGTGCGGCTGACGCTGCCGCCGCTGGCGACGGTGTGGCTGCGGCCGGCCTGA
- the treS gene encoding maltose alpha-D-glucosyltransferase — MIMNEPVPDKFEDTPAKDRDPEWFKRAVFYEVLVRSFQDSNGDGVGDLKGITAKLDYLQWLGVDCLWLPPFFKSPLRDGGYDVSDYTAVLPEFGDLADFVEFVDAAHQRGMRVIIDFVMNHTSDQHEWFQESRKDPEGPYGDYYVWADDDKAYSDARIIFVDTEASNWTFDPVRKQYYWHRFFSHQPDLNYENPAVQEEIIAALRFWLDLGIDGYRLDAVPYLYAEEGTNCENLPATHSMMRRVRAEIDAHYPDTVLLAEANQWPEDVVDYFGDYAKGGDECHMAFHFPVMPRIFMAVRRESRYPVSEILAKTPTIPSSCQWGIFLRNHDELTLEMVTDEERDYMYAEYAKDPRMRANIGIRRRLAPLLDNDRNQIELFTALLLSLPGSPILYYGDEIGMGDNIWLGDRDAVRTPMQWTPDRNAGFSSCDPGRLSLPTIMDPVYGYQVTNVEASMSSPASLLHWTRRMIEIRKQNPAFGLGSYTELPSSNPAVLAFLREYKDDLVLCVHNFSRFAQPTELDLQTFNGRHPVELIGGVRFPAIGEWPYLLTLAGHGFYWFRLRKDAALGAPERAEV; from the coding sequence ATGATCATGAACGAGCCTGTCCCGGACAAGTTCGAGGACACCCCAGCCAAGGACCGCGATCCCGAGTGGTTCAAGCGCGCCGTCTTCTACGAAGTACTCGTCAGGTCCTTCCAGGACAGCAACGGTGACGGCGTCGGCGACCTCAAGGGCATCACCGCCAAACTGGACTACCTCCAATGGCTCGGCGTCGACTGCCTCTGGCTCCCGCCGTTCTTCAAATCGCCGCTGCGCGACGGCGGCTACGACGTCTCCGACTACACGGCCGTCCTGCCGGAGTTCGGCGACCTCGCGGACTTCGTGGAGTTCGTGGACGCGGCTCACCAACGCGGCATGCGGGTGATCATCGACTTCGTCATGAACCACACGAGTGACCAGCACGAGTGGTTCCAGGAGTCCCGCAAGGACCCCGAGGGGCCCTACGGCGACTACTACGTCTGGGCCGACGACGACAAGGCGTACAGCGACGCGCGGATCATCTTCGTCGACACCGAGGCGTCCAACTGGACCTTCGACCCGGTGCGCAAGCAGTACTACTGGCACCGCTTCTTCTCCCACCAGCCGGACCTCAACTACGAGAACCCGGCCGTGCAGGAGGAGATCATCGCCGCGCTGCGGTTCTGGCTCGACCTCGGCATCGACGGCTACCGCCTCGACGCCGTGCCCTACCTCTACGCGGAGGAGGGCACCAACTGCGAGAACCTCCCCGCCACCCACTCGATGATGCGGCGGGTGCGCGCCGAGATCGACGCCCACTATCCGGACACCGTGCTGCTGGCCGAGGCCAACCAGTGGCCCGAGGACGTCGTCGACTACTTCGGCGACTACGCCAAGGGCGGCGACGAGTGCCACATGGCGTTCCACTTCCCCGTGATGCCGCGCATCTTCATGGCGGTGCGCAGGGAGTCGCGCTACCCGGTCTCCGAGATCCTGGCGAAGACCCCGACGATCCCTTCGAGCTGTCAGTGGGGCATCTTCCTGCGCAACCACGACGAGCTGACGCTCGAAATGGTCACGGACGAAGAGCGTGACTACATGTACGCCGAGTACGCCAAGGACCCCAGGATGCGGGCCAACATCGGCATCAGGCGGCGGCTGGCCCCCCTGCTCGACAACGACCGCAATCAGATCGAACTCTTCACCGCCCTGCTCCTCTCCCTGCCGGGCTCGCCGATCCTCTACTACGGGGACGAGATCGGCATGGGCGACAACATCTGGCTGGGAGACAGGGACGCGGTCCGCACCCCGATGCAGTGGACGCCCGACCGCAACGCGGGATTCTCGTCCTGCGATCCGGGACGGCTCTCCCTGCCGACGATCATGGACCCGGTCTACGGCTACCAGGTGACCAACGTCGAGGCGTCGATGTCATCGCCCGCCTCCCTGCTGCACTGGACCCGCAGGATGATCGAGATCCGTAAGCAGAACCCGGCCTTCGGCCTCGGTTCGTATACGGAGCTGCCCTCGTCCAACCCCGCCGTACTCGCGTTCCTCCGTGAGTACAAGGACGACCTGGTGCTCTGCGTGCACAATTTCTCCCGGTTCGCGCAGCCGACGGAGCTGGACCTCCAGACCTTCAACGGCCGTCATCCGGTGGAGCTGATCGGCGGGGTCCGCTTCCCCGCCATCGGCGAGTGGCCCTACCTGCTCACTCTCGCGGGTCACGGCTTCTACTGGTTCCGGCTCCGCAAGGACGCGGCTCTCGGCGCTCCCGAGCGCGCCGAGGTCTGA
- a CDS encoding alpha-1,4-glucan--maltose-1-phosphate maltosyltransferase, protein MKSPIGRIPVLDVAPLVDCGRRPAKSVAGETFQVTATVFREGHDAVAANVVLRGPDGRAGPWTPMREVSPGTDRWGAFVTPETEGRWTYKVEAWGDPVTTWRHHAEIKVPAGIDTELVLEEGALLHERAAARVPKTEGRRETVLAAADALRDTTRPVAKRLAAALAPAVREVLTRHPLREFVSSSRPLPLVVERGRALFGSWYELFPRSEGAVVEPGRAPVSGTFATAARRLPAVAAMGFDVVYLPPVHPIGTTFRKGPNNTLDASSCDVGVPWAIGSQDGGHDAIHPDLGTLADFDAFVRRAGELRLEVALDFALQCSPDHPWVAKYPDWFHHRADGTIAYAENPPKKYQDIYPIAFDKDMPGLIAETVRVLRFWMEHGVRIFRVDNPHTKPVVFWQKVIGEINGRDPDVIFLAEAFTRPAMMRTLAAVGFQQSYTYFTWRNSKEELTEYLTELSADSASYMRPNFFVNTPDILHAYLQQGGRPAFETRAVLAATLSPSWGVYAGYELMENEPAKPGSEEYLNSEKYQLRPRDWEAAERSGQTIAPLITVLNRIRRRHPALQQLRDIHFHHVDNGEVIAYSKRKGSNTVLVVVNLDPHHTQEATVSLDMPALGLEWHEAVSVRDELTGETYHWGRANYVRLEPGYRPAHIFALRPSPPIGGSPAS, encoded by the coding sequence GTGAAATCCCCCATCGGTCGCATCCCCGTCCTGGATGTGGCTCCGCTCGTCGACTGCGGCCGAAGGCCCGCGAAGTCGGTGGCGGGAGAGACGTTCCAGGTCACCGCCACCGTCTTCCGCGAAGGGCATGACGCGGTCGCCGCCAATGTCGTCCTGCGGGGCCCCGACGGCCGTGCGGGCCCCTGGACGCCCATGCGGGAGGTGTCCCCCGGCACCGACCGGTGGGGCGCCTTCGTCACCCCGGAGACCGAGGGCCGCTGGACGTACAAGGTGGAGGCCTGGGGCGATCCGGTCACCACCTGGCGCCATCACGCGGAGATCAAGGTGCCCGCGGGGATCGACACCGAGCTGGTCCTTGAGGAGGGCGCCCTGCTGCACGAGCGGGCCGCCGCCAGGGTGCCGAAGACCGAGGGCAGGCGCGAGACGGTGCTGGCCGCGGCCGACGCGCTGCGCGACACCACGAGGCCGGTCGCCAAACGGCTGGCGGCGGCGCTCGCCCCGGCCGTGCGCGAGGTGCTGACACGGCACCCACTGCGCGAGTTCGTCAGCTCCTCCCGCCCGCTGCCCTTGGTGGTGGAGCGCGGCCGGGCGCTCTTCGGCTCCTGGTACGAGCTGTTCCCGCGCTCGGAGGGCGCGGTGGTCGAGCCGGGCAGGGCGCCGGTGAGCGGTACCTTCGCGACGGCCGCGCGGCGACTGCCCGCGGTGGCCGCGATGGGGTTCGACGTGGTGTACCTGCCCCCCGTCCACCCCATCGGCACCACTTTCAGGAAGGGCCCGAACAACACCCTGGACGCCTCCTCCTGCGATGTCGGGGTGCCCTGGGCGATCGGTTCGCAGGACGGCGGCCACGACGCGATCCACCCCGACCTCGGCACCCTCGCGGATTTCGACGCCTTCGTGCGCAGGGCGGGGGAACTGCGTCTCGAAGTGGCGCTCGACTTCGCCCTCCAGTGCTCGCCCGACCACCCGTGGGTCGCCAAGTACCCGGACTGGTTCCACCACCGCGCCGACGGGACCATCGCCTACGCGGAGAACCCGCCCAAGAAGTACCAGGACATCTATCCGATCGCCTTCGACAAGGACATGCCGGGGCTGATCGCGGAGACGGTGCGCGTCCTGCGCTTCTGGATGGAGCACGGTGTGAGGATCTTCCGGGTCGACAACCCGCACACCAAGCCGGTGGTGTTCTGGCAGAAGGTGATCGGGGAGATCAACGGCAGGGACCCGGACGTGATCTTCCTCGCTGAGGCCTTCACGCGCCCCGCGATGATGCGCACGCTCGCCGCCGTCGGCTTCCAGCAGTCGTACACGTACTTCACCTGGCGTAACAGCAAGGAGGAGCTGACGGAGTACCTGACGGAGCTGTCGGCAGATTCCGCTTCGTACATGCGGCCCAACTTCTTCGTCAATACGCCTGACATCCTGCATGCCTATCTCCAGCAGGGCGGACGTCCGGCATTCGAGACCCGCGCGGTGCTGGCCGCGACCCTCTCTCCCTCGTGGGGTGTCTACGCGGGATACGAACTCATGGAGAACGAGCCTGCCAAGCCCGGCAGTGAGGAATATCTGAACTCGGAGAAATACCAGCTCAGACCTCGTGACTGGGAGGCTGCCGAGCGTTCGGGGCAGACCATCGCGCCGCTCATCACCGTCCTCAACCGCATCAGGCGCCGCCACCCGGCGCTTCAGCAGCTCCGTGACATTCACTTCCACCATGTGGACAACGGTGAGGTCATCGCCTACTCGAAGCGCAAGGGTTCGAACACCGTTCTCGTGGTCGTCAACCTCGACCCCCACCACACCCAGGAGGCCACGGTCTCGTTGGACATGCCGGCACTCGGCCTGGAATGGCACGAGGCCGTCTCGGTGCGCGACGAGCTCACCGGTGAGACCTACCACTGGGGCAGGGCCAATTATGTGCGCCTCGAACCGGGCTACCGGCCGGCGCACATCTTCGCCCTGCGACCGTCCCCGCCGATCGGAGGGTCACCCGCATCATGA
- the glgP gene encoding alpha-glucan family phosphorylase — translation MKAIRRFTVRPVLPEPLRPLSALARNLRWSWQTETRALFESADPLLWARTAGDPLRLLAGLPPRRLTELAADQEFLTRLNTATAELHHYVTGPRWYQRQAENSPGLPAAVAYFSPEFGVTAALPQYSGGLGILAGDHLKSASDLGVPLIGVGLLYRHGYFRQSLSRDGWQQERYPVLDPNELPVTLLRETDGTPTQIALALPAGRRLRARVWLAQVGRVPLLMLDSDVEDNDPGAREVTDRLYGGGSEHRLLQEMLLGIGGVRAVRAYCRLTGHPAPEVFHTNEGHAGFLGLERIHELGIPGEADAEGLDFDAALEAVRAGTVFTTHTPVPAGIDRFDRELVGRHFGPHAELPGIDVEKVLRLGQETYPGGQPGLFNMAVMGLRLAQRANGVSTLHGQVSREMFAGLWPGFDAEEVPITSITNGVHAPTWVAPEVFALGATMIGAARTEEAMTVGASERWDAVADIADQQVWDVRSTLRAQLVGEVRARLTASWRQRGAGTAELGWIDGVLDPEVLTIGFARRVPSYKRLTLMLRDKDRLRALLLHPERPVQIVVAGKAHPADDGGKRLIQDLVRFADDPRVRHRIVFLPDYGMGMAQKLYPGCDVWLNNPLRPLEACGTSGMKAALNGCLNLSVLDGWWDEWYEPDFGWSIPTADGTATDEDRRDELESKALYDLLERRIAPRFYDRDGAGLPQRWIEMVRQTLTSLGPKVLAGRMVRDYVERLYAPAARGHRSLDPATARSLAAWKERVRDAWPHVEVDQPETSAIGATAEFGSTLALRVRVRTGTLGPDEVEVQAVAGPVDADDRIADARAVPLKPVAGPDLEGRWTYEGPLALDRTGSFGYTVRVLPSHRLLASAAELGLVAVPAEARGESAGVLMR, via the coding sequence GTGAAGGCCATCCGTCGATTTACCGTACGTCCCGTCCTCCCTGAACCCCTCCGCCCGCTCAGCGCCCTCGCACGCAACCTGCGCTGGTCGTGGCAGACGGAGACGCGGGCGCTCTTCGAATCCGCCGACCCCCTCCTCTGGGCGCGGACCGCGGGCGACCCCCTCAGGCTGCTCGCCGGGCTCCCCCCTCGGCGGCTCACGGAACTCGCCGCCGACCAGGAATTCCTCACCCGCCTGAACACCGCGACCGCGGAACTGCACCACTACGTCACAGGACCCCGCTGGTACCAGCGGCAGGCCGAGAACAGCCCGGGACTGCCCGCTGCCGTCGCCTACTTCTCACCCGAGTTCGGCGTCACCGCGGCCCTCCCGCAGTACTCGGGCGGACTGGGCATCCTCGCCGGTGACCACCTGAAGTCCGCGAGCGACCTCGGCGTACCCCTCATCGGGGTCGGGCTCCTCTACCGGCACGGCTACTTCCGCCAGTCCCTGTCCAGGGACGGCTGGCAGCAGGAGCGGTACCCGGTGCTCGACCCCAACGAACTGCCCGTCACCCTGTTGCGCGAAACCGACGGCACCCCCACCCAGATCGCCCTCGCCCTGCCCGCGGGACGCCGACTGCGCGCCCGTGTCTGGCTGGCCCAGGTCGGCCGCGTACCCCTGCTGATGCTCGACTCCGACGTCGAGGACAACGACCCCGGCGCCCGCGAGGTGACCGACCGGCTCTACGGAGGAGGCAGCGAACACCGCCTCCTCCAGGAGATGCTGCTCGGCATCGGCGGCGTCCGCGCCGTCCGCGCCTACTGCCGGCTCACCGGACACCCCGCACCCGAGGTCTTCCACACCAACGAGGGGCACGCGGGCTTCCTCGGCCTCGAACGCATCCACGAGCTGGGCATCCCCGGCGAGGCCGACGCGGAAGGGCTCGACTTCGACGCGGCCCTCGAAGCCGTACGCGCGGGCACCGTCTTCACCACCCACACCCCCGTCCCCGCCGGCATCGACCGCTTCGACAGGGAACTGGTCGGCCGCCACTTCGGCCCCCACGCGGAACTGCCCGGCATCGACGTCGAGAAAGTCCTGCGGCTGGGCCAGGAGACCTACCCCGGCGGGCAGCCCGGCCTCTTCAACATGGCCGTCATGGGGCTGCGCCTCGCCCAGCGGGCCAACGGCGTCTCCACCCTGCACGGCCAGGTCAGCCGCGAGATGTTCGCCGGGCTCTGGCCGGGATTCGACGCCGAGGAGGTACCCATCACCTCCATCACCAACGGCGTGCACGCCCCCACCTGGGTGGCGCCCGAGGTCTTCGCGCTCGGCGCCACCATGATCGGCGCCGCCCGTACGGAGGAAGCCATGACGGTCGGCGCCTCCGAGCGCTGGGACGCCGTCGCCGACATCGCCGACCAGCAGGTCTGGGACGTACGCTCCACCCTGCGCGCCCAACTCGTCGGTGAGGTGCGCGCCAGGCTCACCGCGTCCTGGCGCCAGCGCGGCGCGGGCACAGCCGAGCTGGGCTGGATCGACGGCGTCCTCGACCCCGAGGTCCTCACCATCGGCTTCGCCCGCCGCGTGCCCTCCTACAAACGGCTCACCCTGATGCTCCGCGACAAGGACCGGCTGCGGGCGCTGCTGCTCCACCCCGAGCGGCCCGTCCAGATCGTCGTCGCGGGCAAGGCCCACCCCGCCGACGACGGAGGCAAACGGCTCATCCAGGACCTGGTGCGCTTCGCCGACGACCCCCGCGTACGCCACAGGATCGTCTTCCTGCCCGACTACGGCATGGGCATGGCACAGAAGCTCTACCCGGGCTGCGACGTCTGGCTCAACAACCCGCTGCGCCCCCTGGAGGCGTGCGGCACTTCGGGGATGAAGGCGGCGCTCAACGGCTGCCTCAACCTCTCCGTGCTGGACGGCTGGTGGGACGAGTGGTACGAGCCGGACTTCGGCTGGTCCATCCCCACGGCGGACGGTACGGCCACCGACGAGGACCGGCGCGACGAGCTGGAGTCCAAGGCCCTCTACGACCTCCTCGAACGCCGTATCGCGCCGCGCTTCTACGACAGGGACGGCGCGGGGCTGCCGCAGCGGTGGATCGAGATGGTCAGGCAGACCCTGACGAGCCTCGGCCCCAAGGTGCTGGCGGGGCGCATGGTCCGTGACTACGTCGAGCGGCTGTACGCCCCGGCCGCCCGCGGCCACCGGTCGCTCGACCCCGCCACCGCGCGCTCCCTCGCCGCGTGGAAGGAGCGGGTGCGTGACGCCTGGCCCCATGTGGAGGTCGACCAGCCGGAGACGTCCGCGATCGGGGCCACCGCCGAGTTCGGCTCGACGCTGGCTCTGCGCGTACGGGTCAGGACGGGGACACTCGGCCCCGACGAGGTCGAGGTGCAGGCCGTGGCGGGCCCGGTCGACGCGGACGACAGGATCGCGGACGCCAGGGCGGTGCCGCTCAAACCCGTCGCTGGGCCCGACCTGGAGGGCCGCTGGACGTACGAGGGGCCGCTCGCCCTGGACCGGACGGGCTCCTTCGGCTACACGGTCAGGGTCCTGCCCAGCCACCGGCTGCTGGCCTCCGCGGCCGAGCTGGGGCTGGTCGCGGTGCCTGCCGAGGCGCGGGGCGAGTCGGCGGGCGTGCTGATGCGGTGA
- a CDS encoding M4 family metallopeptidase: protein MTPRIARSSLAIGTAVAAAALLASGLTGPATAAEPAPGAAPLKLSADARADLLKDASAGVAKTADTLGLGSQEKLVVRDVIKDRDGTTHTRYERTYAGLPVLGGDLVVHEAKSGAQTVTKATSADIAVDTSPGLSAAAAPKGARKVVWAAKGTPKLAYEAVKNSIGKDGTPSELHTVTDAVTGKKLSQWDGVQNGTGKSQFSGTVTLNTTKSGSTYQLIDGTRGNHKTYTLKNSSSGTGTLLTDADDVWGSGTVSDPATAGVDAAYGAAKTWDYYKDVFGRSGIRGDGVGATSRVHYGNNYVNAFWQDSCFCMTYGDGAGNKAPLTALDVAAHEMSHGVTAATANLNYSGESGGLNEATSDIFATAVEFHAANAADPGDYLIGEKIDINGDGSPLRYMDKPSKDGASQDSWSSRTGSVDVHYSSGVADHFFYLLSEGSGKKTINGVNYDSPTSNGATVTGIGRAKAEQIWYKALTTYMTSTTNYARARTATLSAAGALYGTTSAEYKAVGAAWAGVNVN from the coding sequence GTGACCCCCCGTATAGCAAGATCTTCCCTGGCCATCGGCACCGCCGTCGCCGCAGCAGCGCTGCTCGCCTCCGGCCTCACGGGCCCGGCGACCGCCGCCGAACCCGCGCCGGGCGCCGCCCCGCTCAAGCTCTCCGCCGACGCCCGCGCCGACCTGCTGAAGGACGCCAGTGCCGGCGTCGCGAAGACGGCCGACACCCTGGGGCTCGGCTCGCAGGAGAAGCTTGTCGTCCGTGACGTCATCAAGGACCGCGACGGCACCACGCACACCCGCTATGAGCGCACCTACGCCGGACTCCCGGTGCTCGGCGGCGACCTGGTCGTCCACGAGGCCAAGAGCGGCGCACAGACCGTCACCAAGGCCACCAGCGCCGACATCGCCGTCGACACCTCTCCGGGGCTGAGCGCCGCCGCCGCACCCAAGGGCGCCCGCAAGGTCGTCTGGGCCGCGAAGGGCACCCCGAAGCTCGCGTACGAAGCCGTCAAGAACAGCATCGGCAAGGACGGCACGCCCAGCGAACTGCACACCGTCACCGACGCCGTGACCGGCAAGAAGCTGTCCCAGTGGGACGGGGTGCAGAACGGCACGGGCAAGAGCCAGTTCAGCGGCACCGTCACCCTGAACACCACCAAGTCGGGCAGCACCTACCAGCTGATCGACGGCACCAGGGGCAACCACAAGACGTACACGCTGAAGAACAGCTCCTCCGGTACGGGGACGCTGCTCACCGACGCGGACGACGTGTGGGGCAGCGGCACGGTCAGCGACCCGGCCACCGCCGGTGTCGACGCCGCCTACGGCGCGGCCAAGACGTGGGACTACTACAAGGACGTCTTCGGCCGCTCCGGTATCCGGGGCGACGGGGTGGGCGCCACCTCACGGGTCCACTACGGCAACAACTACGTCAACGCCTTCTGGCAGGACAGTTGCTTCTGCATGACGTACGGCGACGGGGCGGGCAACAAGGCGCCGCTGACCGCGCTCGACGTGGCCGCGCACGAGATGAGCCACGGAGTCACCGCCGCCACCGCCAACCTGAACTACAGCGGTGAGTCCGGCGGCCTCAACGAGGCGACCAGCGACATCTTCGCCACCGCCGTCGAGTTCCACGCCGCCAACGCCGCCGACCCCGGCGACTACCTGATCGGCGAGAAGATCGACATCAACGGCGACGGCTCGCCGCTGCGTTACATGGACAAGCCGAGCAAGGACGGCGCCTCGCAGGACTCGTGGTCCTCGCGGACCGGCTCCGTCGACGTGCACTACTCCTCGGGCGTCGCCGACCACTTCTTCTACCTGCTCTCGGAGGGCAGCGGGAAGAAGACGATCAACGGCGTCAACTACGACTCGCCGACCTCGAACGGGGCGACCGTCACCGGCATCGGCCGCGCCAAGGCCGAGCAGATCTGGTACAAGGCGCTGACGACGTACATGACGTCGACGACCAACTACGCCAGGGCCCGTACGGCGACGCTCAGCGCCGCCGGAGCCCTGTACGGCACCACCTCGGCCGAGTACAAGGCCGTGGGCGCCGCCTGGGCGGGCGTCAACGTCAACTAG